The following nucleotide sequence is from Pseudarthrobacter psychrotolerans.
ACCGACCTGTGCGCGCTGGCAATCGGTGAACCGCGGCCAAAGCGGCCAAAGCGGCCACAGCCTCGCACGCCCCCCGCCCTACCCATGGCCGAGAACGGTGCGCCGCTGAGTCCCGAAGCCGCACTCGCCGTGGTCGCAGCCCGGCTCCCGGATGACGCCGTGGTCCTCGAGGAGGCACCTACGCACCGCAACGCAATGCACGCGCACCTGCCGATCCGTGCCGGACAGCGTTTCCACGTCGCCGCGAGCGGAAGCCTCGGATGGGCCATGCCGGCCGCCGTCGGCATGGCCCTCGCGGAGCCGGAACGGACGGTCGTGTGCCTTGTGGGTGACGGCTCGAGTCTATATTCGATCCAATCGCTCTGGACGGCAGCCCAACGAGGAACCAGGACGGTCTTCGTCGTACTCAACAACGGCGGCTATTCGGCCATGAAGGCGTTCGGCCGCAGACTCGGGGTCCCGGAGGCACCGGGCCTCGACCTCCCCGGGATCGACTTAACAGCACTCGCCGCAGGTTTCGGAGTCACCGCGAGGCGCGTGACCACCGGAGATGACCTTGACACCGAACTCGCACGCGCCTTCAACGCCGACCGCCCAGTACTCCTGGACGTCACCGTCGGACCCGCCGCAGGGGAGCTGTACTGACTATCTTTTGGTACCCGGATTCCTACTCAGATTCCCCACGAGCCACTGATCGGCTCGAAGCAATCCCTCAATAGTAAGGAGACCACCATGACCCTCCACGGTGATGTGACGCACGAGAGTGCGAAAAATGCGATGGTCGCTGCCGTCCCGACCCCCGCGGAGGCCGCGGAGCTCGAAGCCATGTACGCAACCATGGCGAAGGAGAACATGATCCCGCTCTGGACACAACTGGACGAACTCATGCCAATAGCTCCGGCCCCGGCTGCCTTTCCCCATGTGTGGCGCTGGAACACGCTCCTGCCGCTCGCCGAACGCGCTGGCGATCTCGTCCCCGTGGGACGGGGCGGGGAGCGGCGCGCGATCGCCCTGGCGAACCCCGGCCTCGGCGGCCGCCCGTACGCAACCCCGACCCTGTGGGCAGCGATTCAGTACTTGGGCGGTCACGAAATGGCACCCGAGCACCGCCACTCCCAGAACGCGTTCCGCTTCGTCGTGGAGGGCGAGGGCGTATGGACCGTGGTGAACGGTGACCCGGTGCGAATGTCACGCGGCGACTTCCTGCTTACTCCTGGTTGGCATTTCCACGGACACCACAATGAGACGGATTCGCCCATGGCCTGGATCGACGGCCTCAGCCTCGGTGAGCCCGGCCCCGGCGCGACTCTCGTCAACGGCTCCCTGCCGGCGGTGGTTCGCTGGGCCGCCGGCCGGGGCGCCGAACCGGGAGGGCCCATCACCGCTACGCGCGACGGCGAGCAGCTCACCGGCGCGCTTACACCACCCCGTTGGATCTGAGATGACTGCAGGCTCCGCGCAGTAGACCAAGTGCGGGCACGGCTGTGTCGCAGTCGCGCAGTTCGTTACGGGGAGACAAGCCGTCAGGTGACAAGGTGCATGTCCCTGATCGGCGTCGTCACGACTGGCCAGGAGTTCGTGGAGACCATTGGCGCCTGGGCGCTCGAGATCAAGAGGCAGGGACCGTCGCTGGTTCCGCCACCAATACCCTGCCCGCGGACCCGATGGGATTACGCGTTGATCATTCAGGCATGGTTGGTCACATTTTCGCGGATACAAGGCGCATCGGCTCTCTACCCGCGAAGACGCCTGGCCTCCTCCTGAGGGATGGCCAGGCGCATTCAAAAAGCATTTGCGATATGAAAGGTGGCCTCATGGGAAACCATACAGATTGGAAAGACCTGTTCGGCCGACGGGTACGGAGACAGAAAGAGACGGGGCTGGTGACCGTAGCCGTGGCTGCGGACACCGTCTGGACTGCAACCCATAGTGCCGAACAGTGCTACACGCCCCCGGGTTCGGGTATCGTGCCTGCGGGTTTCCTCCGGACGCCCGGCTCCGCACTGTTTGGCCATGCTGTTCCCGGCCCTCTGGCAGTCTGTGGAAGGCCCACATCCGCCATGATTCCTGCCCCAACTCGCCGGGACGCTATGGTTAATCATCAAAAGTTTGACTAATAGGCGTCAGATTGAGGAGACCAGATTCATGAGTGGCAGTACGGCAAAACAAGCGCGGCAGGACCGGGTGGCCCGGCTAGAGGCCGTCAAAGCAGCCCAATCCCGGGAAGCCCGTAAGCGCAAGCTGCTGTGGGCCGGCGGCTGTACCGTCTCCGTAGTTCTGGTGGGAACCCTGGTCGCGGTCGCGCTGATCAATGATCCACCCCCGCCGCCCGCAGCGAGCATTCAGATCGCCGGCTTGCAAACATTCGAGAACCTGACCTCCAACCATGTGGCCAGCCCGGTGTCATACCCGCAGGCCCCGGCCGTCGGCGGGGACCATGCACGCGCCTGGCTTAACTGCGGTGTCTACTCCCAGCCAGTGCCGGCCGAGAACGCCGTTCACGCTCTGGAGCATGGGGCCGTCTGGGCGACATATGACCCGACCGCCGTCTCCGCAGCCGAGGCAGAGACGCTGCGGCAGGCGCTGCCCAACACCCACACCGTACTCTCACCACTGGAAGGCACTGCCTACCCGATAATGCTCTCCGCCTGGGGAGCCCAGGTCGGCGTGGACTCACCCGGCGATGAGCGGGTAGAGCAATTTGTCACCAAATTCTGGCAGTCATCGAATGCTCCCGAACCCGGCGCCGCCTGCACGGGAGGCATCACCGCACCGGGCCGCACCGCGTGAGAGCAGAGCCTGCGGCCGGGCGCCGGATGCGGCGGCCGATAGCCCTCCTCGCCGCCGTCGTTCTCGCCGTCGTCTCTGGCTGGGCCCTCGGCCGTCTGACCGCACCAGCCCCTTCTTTCCCTCTGGGGGCACCGCCGAGGCCGGCTTCGCCCGCGACATGCAGGTCCATCACCTGCAGGCCGTGGACATGAGCATGCTTATCCGCGACCGCACAGATAACCCCGATATCCGGCTGCTCGCGTACGACATCGCCCGATCCCAGCAGCACCAGGCGGGACAAATGTTCGGTTGGCTCTCCGTCTGGGGACTGCCGCAGGCCTCCACCACGCCGGCCATGGCCTGGATGGCCGACGCCGGCCACCTTTCCGCACAGGGGGGCGGTCACGCTGTGCACGGCAGCGGCGTGGACGTTTTCGCCCCCATACCAGAAACGCTGATGCCAGGAATGGCCACCCCGAGGAATTGGCGGCACTCGAAGCCACCACCGGCGCTGCAGCCGAACGCCTCTACCTGGAGCTGATGATCAGGCACCACCAGGCGGGAGTAACC
It contains:
- a CDS encoding DUF3105 domain-containing protein — encoded protein: MSGSTAKQARQDRVARLEAVKAAQSREARKRKLLWAGGCTVSVVLVGTLVAVALINDPPPPPAASIQIAGLQTFENLTSNHVASPVSYPQAPAVGGDHARAWLNCGVYSQPVPAENAVHALEHGAVWATYDPTAVSAAEAETLRQALPNTHTVLSPLEGTAYPIMLSAWGAQVGVDSPGDERVEQFVTKFWQSSNAPEPGAACTGGITAPGRTA
- a CDS encoding DUF305 domain-containing protein; the protein is MSMLIRDRTDNPDIRLLAYDIARSQQHQAGQMFGWLSVWGLPQASTTPAMAWMADAGHLSAQGGGHAVHGSGVDVFAPIPETLMPGMATPRNWRHSKPPPALQPNASTWS